TAAGCTCCCTTTCGCCCTCTAccctttccatttttcttgttccAACAGGCTTCTTGCCCCTGCAAGTTCCTGGATCGCGCGTCTTTGCGCCGGGCGTGCACCCGCCGGCGAGCCCAAGGTTAGTTCAACCTGCTGGGCAACTTCACTGGCGGGTTCACCACAGGAGGTGGCTTTCTAATCACTTCCACATATGCTGCTACAGCTGCTGCTACACTCGCCAGCTGGTACACGATGGAGCTGGAATCACTGCCGGTGTCACTGTTTGATTCCTCAGCACTACTCATACTTGAATGAACTTGTGCATGCACAAACGGAGGGGGGATCAATCAACAAAGCCTACACATTACTAGTTGCACCACAATTTACATATGAATTTGTTTCAAACCTGTCAAGCGTCCTCGCTTTCCTTCAGGATTGGCAAGCATCCTCCCTTTCCTTCAGGTTCACCAGACAAGTAACCAATCCTCCTGCTGGGACGCTTGCTGTGGGCCTCCAATAGCCTCCCCACCTTCCTTCAGGTTCACCAGAATAAAACCAATCGTCCTCCTGGGATGCCTGCTGAGGGCCTCCAATGGCCTCCccaccttccagttcatggcACAATGACAACAGACATTAAAATTCCTCGTCACTGTTAAGACAAGCGTTGTGACATAAGTAAAAAAAGTGGTCATGTAGTACAGATCATGGGCGACATTGaacttgaaaaaaatttaacttGCAGTACAACACAATGTTCATGGCACAGGATACGTTACATATGCAAACATTATTGTTTCAACCCATCAGCACACATCACTAGAATAAAACAAAGTCATATCACAATCACTCTACTTGTTCTCCCTATCCCAGTTGAATTGGATCCAATTCAATCGGTCCTCTTTCGTTTTCATCTTCGTGAAGGCCCTCCGATACACTACATTCTTACATAAATAAAGTGCCTGACACTACAGCTCAGACCCCTCCTCGATACCATCTTCTTCTATAAGCTGCATTGCACGGTGCAGTTCCTCCTGCTCACGGCCGCCACGTTTTTGGCTCCTCGTTGCCACAGTTTCAGAAAGTTCTCTGACATAGTCCTTCAAGCTGCCACTTTTCTTTTCGGAGGACTGTCAACAGAGATTTCCCGGGTTGGCCTTTTGGATAAGTTACGAGCACTACTAGCAGCCATGGGGTCCAGGTAGAAGTCATGTGCATTGGCCTCAGTCCTCACGCTAGGTGTCGCCTCACGAATACCTCCTACCATCAGCAAGGTGCCCCTATCTTGGGTGTCACGGCCGTACAACATGTATAATTCGTCGAGGGATGGGGGTGGCTTAGCAGAACTCGTTTGGGCAGCACCAGCACTGGTTTCCTGCAATGATGAACAGTACATGTTAGTAACAAAAATATGTTGGTACACATAAGATGAGCAATAAGTTATGGTACTGTCAAAGTTCGTACCCCTTCATCGTCATCCCAAAAGCAGGAATCAGCAGCAACGCCACCAATTTCTTTGTCACGGCTTAAACCAGATTGGGCTTGCAAGTCCTTCCAGCTCTGGAATGCTCTCCGCATGGCGTTCagcttgttctgcagctgcttgctgcccaaatTCAGACCAGTCTGTTGTTTGAAGTTGCGGTATACGTGCTGCCATCCCAACTTAGTTAGGCACCTGTTGCTCCAATTGAATTGGTTCTTCTCAGCAATGCATAGGTCTAGCAAAGTTTTCGTTGTGGCCTCGTCCCAGTTGGCACGGCAGCAAGCCATCTGAGTAGACAGCAGCTGCAATTATATTGCAACAAAGGAAGGAACAGTAGGAGGCATACAAGTAAACAATTTCAACAGTAATGGATATGTCGCTTGCCTTAGCAGCTGTCTTGGCACGTTTGTGATGGAAACTGTACAGACAGACTGGTGGGGGAGAGCACGAAGAAGTGGATGacgatgccagtgtgggcaccGTTGGTAGTTCGTCATGGGTGGGCTGCTACTAGTCTTGTAGCAGACGCCTGGAGAGGTGAAAAAAAACAGACACATTACTTATGTTGAGTGTGTTGTATAAATGTTTGCACATTTCAGAGGAAGAACATGCCGCAAGCATAATGCACACAAGTGCTAACTTCATGAACATGGATAGTAGCATGCTAAGTTTCAACCAACTCGAATTATAGCAGCAGTTGGAATGAAGCACAGGACAACAGAAGAAATAAGACATCGTAATGAAACCCATAACTCAACAAAAGAAGAGATCAGTACGAGCAAACATGTCATGGACAGAACATGTATGGCTAATTTTCATCGTACAACATCAAAGTATAAAAATGGATCATGTGTACCCAAGTAGCAACAGAAAGTTAACAATTTACAATGCTAATGCACAGAACAGCAAAGCAGCCCGAGGTCCACAGGCATGTTCACGGCTTTTGTTGAAAGCAGGCATCATGGATCATAATCACAGGCAATCCAGCAGTAAAGCATGTTCACGAAGCAGTTGCTCTACATTAAGGAAGGCAAGAGTTACTAGAACGAAGTGAAGAATTTGTTGCCCCACCCAACTAAATGTCAACCATGAACCTGCAAAACAGTGGAAAATGAACTCAGGCAAGTACTAGAAACACCCCTACCGCTACCAAAAATGGTGCAGAAGGCGTACCTGGATGTAGATGGTGCGCTTCGtcaggggacggcggcggcacagCTTGGATGCGGCGGATGTTGGATCTGGGTGACCTCCTCCAGCTCTAGTTGGCAGGcggccgggggggggggagggggggcacgGTGAAGGCCGCGATGGTGGAGAGCCCGGATCCCGACTGCCGTGCTGGGCAGCGACCAGGATCCCTGGCAGCCGCGTTcacccccggtgccgcggcgcTGCGGTGGGGCCGAATAGTCCGCCACCGGCGCGGAAGAGGCCTCCCGTGGTGGATCTACCCGATTTGTGCCGCTTGACCGACGGAGGGAGGCGGC
The genomic region above belongs to Setaria italica strain Yugu1 chromosome VI, Setaria_italica_v2.0, whole genome shotgun sequence and contains:
- the LOC105914554 gene encoding uncharacterized protein LOC105914554, translated to MACCRANWDEATTKTLLDLCIAEKNQFNWSNRCLTKLGWQHVYRNFKQQTGLNLGSKQLQNKLNAMRRAFQSWKDLQAQSGLSRDKEIGGVAADSCFWDDDEGETSAGAAQTSSAKPPPSLDELYMLYGRDTQDRGTLLMVGGIREATPSVRTEANAHDFYLDPMAASSARNLSKRPTREISVDSPPKRKVAA